CCGGCGGAGCCGAGCGAAACGATGAGATCGGGGCGCTCGTCCTCTTCCTCCAGTTTCGCCAGCGTCCGTGTCAGCACGATCGCCGCTTCCACCGGGCCGACGCCGGTCATCAGCGGATCGATGCGCGAACGCAGGAAAGGTCCGTATTCCGCATCCACCGCCATGACGAAGAGGACGGACTTGCCTGAAACCGACTTGAGTTCGAATGTCATCCGGAAATACCTTCTCGACCCCGGACGACCATCATCGTGCTGGTCATCGAGGCTATCAACTTGGCGGGACCATCGCTGAGCGCGTAGCCGCGCCCATCTGCGACGATGATGGTCGAGCCGGGCTTGGTGATTTCACCGCGGAACAGGAAGCGCTCGCCGCGTCCCGGTGACATCAGGTTCACCTTGAATTCGATCGTCAGCATGGCGGCTTCGGCGTCGATCACCGTATAGGCCGCGTAATTGCAGGCGGTATCGAGCGCCGCCGAGATCACGCCTGCATGCAGGATGCCGTGCTGCTGCGTCAGCTTCTCGTCGAAGGGCAGTTCGATCTCGACCACGCCCTGGTTGATGCGTGTGAGTTCCGCACCGAGCGTACGCATGGCGCCCTGGCGGCCAAAGCTCTGCCGGATCCGCTCGCTCACCCCGTCGCTGTTGATTTCACTCATAAGTTAGGCCCCTCTCGCAGGTGCGAAATTGGCACGCCCCATGCGCTTCGGCAAGCCGCAGAAGAGAGCGAAATCCAAAATCAGTTCATCAGGAAGATCGACGCGTTGAGCAGTGTCGCAAAGGCGACCCATAATGCGTAGGGGGCGAACAGGAGGCTCGCCGGACGGTCGATCGGTTCGGCCTGTTGCATGAAGGCGAGCATGACGAGGATGACGATCAGCGCCAGACCCGGGGCTTGCAGGCCGAAGAAGGTGGGCGACCAGACCAGATTGAGGACCATTTGGGCAAACCAGATCTGCATGGCGGCCGATGCCGGCGCCTTTTCCCATATGCGCGCCCCGGCAATGGCGATCAGCACGTAAAGCACGGTCCAGACCGGCGCGAAGATCCATGGCGGCGGATTGAAGAAGGGCTTTGCAAGCGACTGGTACCAGTCTCCCGGCATGTTGGAGAGGCCGGAAAGGACGCCGAAGCCGACGACGACAACGATAAAGACCAGATGGATGATGAGCCTGCGCATGGAAGGAAGATAGCGCGTTCTCTCCTTCCGCCAAGATGCGGATCGTCAAACATTCGAGGTCGTGAAACGCTCAGCCGGCGGCAATGCGGACGATATGCTGGTCCCAGGCGACGGGGCTGCGAGTTTTCTCGAAACCGCCGCCATAGGAGGAAACGGCAAAGCCGTCCTTGCCTGCGGCAATGCCTGCGGCGTCCGTGACTTTCTCCTGCGAGATCACCTTGCCGGTCTTCGCGTCGAGCGTCACCGCGAAACCGCCCTGAGGCGATGTCAGCCCGACCAGACCTCTGCCGCGGTTGACGGCGATGGCCCCGACATAATTTCCAAGCCCCGTCGTCGTCTCTTCGGGAAGATCGATGAAGGTGACATCTTCTCCCCGGGCGAAATGGCCGACGAGCGGCGGCAGGTCGTTGCGCGGGCCTTCATACTGGCAGGCGAACCAGACGCGCCCGTCGGCGGAGATGTCGAGATGGCGGGTGGAAAGTTGGCGCAGCTTGTCCGGCATCGCATGCTTCTCGATGAGTTCGCCGGTTTTCGCGTCGGCGATGACCAGCGACGGTTCCATGTGATCGAGATTGAGCTTGGTGCGGCCGAAATCGGGATGGGTCTCGA
The window above is part of the Rhizobium sp. ACO-34A genome. Proteins encoded here:
- a CDS encoding phenylacetic acid degradation protein; this encodes MSEINSDGVSERIRQSFGRQGAMRTLGAELTRINQGVVEIELPFDEKLTQQHGILHAGVISAALDTACNYAAYTVIDAEAAMLTIEFKVNLMSPGRGERFLFRGEITKPGSTIIVADGRGYALSDGPAKLIASMTSTMMVVRGREGISG
- a CDS encoding sensor histidine kinase is translated as MRRLIIHLVFIVVVVGFGVLSGLSNMPGDWYQSLAKPFFNPPPWIFAPVWTVLYVLIAIAGARIWEKAPASAAMQIWFAQMVLNLVWSPTFFGLQAPGLALIVILVMLAFMQQAEPIDRPASLLFAPYALWVAFATLLNASIFLMN